The following coding sequences lie in one Peromyscus maniculatus bairdii isolate BWxNUB_F1_BW_parent chromosome 3, HU_Pman_BW_mat_3.1, whole genome shotgun sequence genomic window:
- the Nt5c3a gene encoding cytosolic 5'-nucleotidase 3A isoform X2, whose amino-acid sequence MTNQESAVHLTMMPEFQKSSVRIKNPTRVEEIICGLIKGGAAKLQIITDFDMTLSRFSYNGKRCPTCHNIIDNCKLVTDECRRKLLQLKERYYAIEVDPDLTVEEKFPYMVEWYTKSHGLLVEQGIPKAKLKEIVADSDVMLKEGYENFFGKLQQHSIPVFIFSAGIGDVLEEVIRQAGVYHSNVKVVSNFMDFDENGVLKGFKGELIHVFNKHDGALKNTDYFSQLKDNSNIILLGDSQGDLRMADGVANVEHILKIGYLNDRVDELLEKYMDSYDIVLVKEESLEVVNSILQKTL is encoded by the exons ATGACTAATCAGGAGTCTGCCGTCCATTTGACAATG ATGCCAGAATTCCAGAAAAGCTCAGTTCGCATCAAGAACCCTACAAGAGTAGAAGAAATTATCTGTGGTCTCATTAAAGGAGGAGCTGCCAAACTCCAG ATAATAACAGACTTTGATATGACACTAAGTAGGTTTTCCTACAATGGAAAAAGATGCCCAACATGTCATA ATATCATTGACAACTGTAAACTTGTTACAGACGAATGTCGTAGAAAG TTACTGCAGCTGAAGGAGCGATATTACGCTATTGAAGTTGATCCTGACCTCACTGTGGAAGAGAAGTTCCCTTATATGGTAGAGTG GTATACTAAATCACATGGTTTGCTTGTTGAACAAGGCATACCAAAAGCCAAACTTAAAGAGATTGTGGCGGACTCTGATGTCATGCTCAA GGAAGGATATGAGAATTTCTTTGGTAAACTTCAACAGCACAGCATCCCTGTGTTCATATTTTCGGCTGGTATCGGTGACGTGCTTGAAGAAGTTATACGTCAAGCTGGAGTTTATCATTCAAATGTCAAAGTAGTATCCAACTTCATGGATTTTGATGAAAAT GGAGTGCTGAAAGGATTCAAAGGAGAACTAATTCATGTATTCAACAAACACGACGGTGCCTTGAAGAATACAGACTATTTCAGCCAGCTGAAGGACAACAGCAACATCATTCTGCTGGGGGACTCCCAGGGGGACTTGAGGATGGCAGACGGCGTGGCCAACGTTGAACACATTCTGAAAATTGGATATCTGAATGACAGA GTAGATGAGCTTTTAGAAAAATACATGGACTCTTACGATATTGTTTTAGTAAAAGAAGAATCACTGGAGGTCGTCAACTCGATTTTACAAAAGACATTATAA
- the Nt5c3a gene encoding cytosolic 5'-nucleotidase 3A isoform X3, with the protein MPEFQKSSVRIKNPTRVEEIICGLIKGGAAKLQIITDFDMTLSRFSYNGKRCPTCHNIIDNCKLVTDECRRKLLQLKERYYAIEVDPDLTVEEKFPYMVEWYTKSHGLLVEQGIPKAKLKEIVADSDVMLKEGYENFFGKLQQHSIPVFIFSAGIGDVLEEVIRQAGVYHSNVKVVSNFMDFDENGVLKGFKGELIHVFNKHDGALKNTDYFSQLKDNSNIILLGDSQGDLRMADGVANVEHILKIGYLNDRVDELLEKYMDSYDIVLVKEESLEVVNSILQKTL; encoded by the exons ATGCCAGAATTCCAGAAAAGCTCAGTTCGCATCAAGAACCCTACAAGAGTAGAAGAAATTATCTGTGGTCTCATTAAAGGAGGAGCTGCCAAACTCCAG ATAATAACAGACTTTGATATGACACTAAGTAGGTTTTCCTACAATGGAAAAAGATGCCCAACATGTCATA ATATCATTGACAACTGTAAACTTGTTACAGACGAATGTCGTAGAAAG TTACTGCAGCTGAAGGAGCGATATTACGCTATTGAAGTTGATCCTGACCTCACTGTGGAAGAGAAGTTCCCTTATATGGTAGAGTG GTATACTAAATCACATGGTTTGCTTGTTGAACAAGGCATACCAAAAGCCAAACTTAAAGAGATTGTGGCGGACTCTGATGTCATGCTCAA GGAAGGATATGAGAATTTCTTTGGTAAACTTCAACAGCACAGCATCCCTGTGTTCATATTTTCGGCTGGTATCGGTGACGTGCTTGAAGAAGTTATACGTCAAGCTGGAGTTTATCATTCAAATGTCAAAGTAGTATCCAACTTCATGGATTTTGATGAAAAT GGAGTGCTGAAAGGATTCAAAGGAGAACTAATTCATGTATTCAACAAACACGACGGTGCCTTGAAGAATACAGACTATTTCAGCCAGCTGAAGGACAACAGCAACATCATTCTGCTGGGGGACTCCCAGGGGGACTTGAGGATGGCAGACGGCGTGGCCAACGTTGAACACATTCTGAAAATTGGATATCTGAATGACAGA GTAGATGAGCTTTTAGAAAAATACATGGACTCTTACGATATTGTTTTAGTAAAAGAAGAATCACTGGAGGTCGTCAACTCGATTTTACAAAAGACATTATAA